The Chlorocebus sabaeus isolate Y175 chromosome 18, mChlSab1.0.hap1, whole genome shotgun sequence genome window below encodes:
- the NARS1 gene encoding asparagine--tRNA ligase, cytoplasmic, giving the protein MSLEVTRATAGMVLELYVSDREGSDATGDGTKEKPFKTGLKALMTVGKEPFPTIYVDSQKENERWNVISKSQLKNIKKMWHREQMKSESREKKEAEDSLRREKNLEEAKKITIKNDPALPEPKCVKISALEGYRGQRVKVFGWVHRLRRQGKNLMFLVLRDGTGYLQCVLADELCQCYNGVLLSTESSVAVYGMLNLTPKGKQAPGGHELSCDFWELIGLAPAGGADNLINEESDVDVQLNNRHMMIRGENMSKILKARSMITRCFRDHFFDRGYHEVTPPSLVQTQVEGGATLFKLDYFGEEAFLTQSSQLYLETCLPALGDVFCIAQSYRAEQSRTRRHLAEYTHVEAECPFLTFDDLLNRLEDLVCDVVDRILKCPAGSIVYELNPNFQPPKRPFKRMNYSDAIIWLKEHDIKKEDGTFYEFGEDIPEAPERLMTDTINEPILLCRFPVEIKSFYMQRCPEDSRLTESVDVLMPNVGEIVGGSMRSSDAEEILAGYKREGIDPAPYYWYTDQRKYGTCPHGGYGLGLERFLTWILNRYHIRDVCLYPRFVQRCTP; this is encoded by the exons AGCTGTACGTCTCTGACCGAGAGGGAAGCGATGCCACGGGAGATGGAACCAAGGAGAAACCATTTAAAACTGGTCTAAAG GCTTTGATGACAGTAGGAAAAGAACCATTTCCTACCATTTACGTAGattcacaaaaagaaaatgagaggtgGAATGTTATTTCTAAATCACAGTTGAAGAACATTAAAAAGATGTGGCATAGGGAACAAATGAAGAGTGAATCCCGGGAAAAGAAAGAG gCAGAAGATAGTTTACGAAGAGAAAAGAACCTGGAAGAAGCAAAGAAGATTACCATTAAAAACGATCCAGCTCTCCCAGAGCCAAAATGT GTGAAGATTAGTGCATTAGAAGGATATAGAGGCCAAAGAGTAAAGGTGTTTGGCTGGGTCCACAGGCTGCGTAGGCAAG gaAAGAATTTAATGTTTCTGGTGTTGCGAGATGGTACAGGTTATCTTCAGTGTGTGTTGGCGGATGAgttg TGTCAGTGCTACAATGGAGTACTGTTGTCCACGGAGAGCAGTGTTGCAGTGTATGGAATGCTAAATCTTACCCCAAAGGGCAAGCAG gctCCAGGTGGCCATGAGCTGAGTTGTGACTTCTGGGAGCTAATTGGGTTGGCCCCTGCTGGAGGAGCTGACAACCTGATCAATGAGGAGTCTGACGTTGACGTCCAGCTCAACAACAGACACATGATGATCCGAGGAGAAAACATGTCCAAAATCCTAAAAGCGCGATCCATGATCACCAGGTGCTTTAGAGATCACTTCTTTGATAGGGGGTACCATGAA GTTACTCCTCCATCATTAGTTCAAACACAAGTAGAAGGTGGTGCCACACTCTTCAAGCTTGACTattttggagaagaggcattttTGACTCAATCCTCTCAGTTGTACTTGGAGACCTGCCTCCCAGCCCTGGGAGATGTTTTTTGTATTGCGCAGTCATACCGGGCAGAGCAGTCCAGAACACGAAGGCACCTGGCTGA GTACACTCACGTGGAAGCCGAGTGTCCTTTCCTGACCTTTGATGACCTCCTGAACCGGTTGGAGGACTTGGTTTGTGATGTGGTAGATCGAATATTGAAGTGTCCTGCAGGGAGCATAGTGTATGAGCTCAACCCG AACTTTCAGCCCCCCAAACGGCCTTTCAAACGGATGAACTATTCAGATGCTATCATTTGGCTAAAAGAACAtgatataaagaaagaagatgGAACTTTCTATGAATTTGGAGAA GATATCCCAGAAGCTCCTGAGAGACTGATGACAGACACCATTAATGAACCAATCTTGCTGTGTCGATTTCCCGTGGAGATCAAGTCCTTCTACATGCAGCGATGTCCTGAGGATTCCCGTCTTACTGAATCT GTCGACGTGTTGATGCCCAATGTTGGTGAGATTGTGGGAGGCTCAATGCGTAGCAGCGATGCTGAAGAAATACTGGCAGGTTATAAAAGGGAAGGGATTGACCCTGCTCCCTATTACTGGTATACAGATCAG agaaaatatGGCACGTGTCCACATGGAGGATATGGCTTGGGCTTGGAACGATTCTTAACATGGATTCTGAATAGGTATCACATCCGAGACGTGTGCTTATACCCTCGATTTGTCCAGCGCTGCACGCCATAA